A single region of the Devosia sp. FJ2-5-3 genome encodes:
- a CDS encoding MFS transporter, whose protein sequence is MSSAAPARSAIPLPVVIIAGCIIAAIGFGTRGAFGLFTLPVTEDLGLSREQWGMAMAVQNLVWGMTQPFAGALADRYGSGRVLALGGLIYAAGVLGMAFSPDTLSLTLTAGVVTGVGIAVASFGVVMAAFGRVVPAEKRSFIFGVATAASSAGQFIFAPVGQGFINAFGWQMALVWLALLLLLIIPLAGALRGRSESVPGQADLPFMEALASAWGHGSYRLLVIGFFVCGFHLAFINVHMPAYLVQCGLSPEVGSWTIAVIGLFNIAGSLLSGWLGSRLPKQMLLASIYFLRAVAIAAFLLLPVSEVTAYAFAAAMGLLWLSTVPLTAGLVTLFFGPRYMGMLYGVAFFSHQLGSFIGVWLGGFVFDQTGSYSLVWYLGILLGLASAVVHLPINERSSPKFAFKPA, encoded by the coding sequence ATGTCCAGCGCCGCCCCTGCCCGTTCCGCCATTCCTCTTCCCGTCGTGATCATCGCTGGCTGCATCATAGCCGCCATCGGCTTCGGCACGCGCGGCGCCTTTGGGCTGTTCACGCTCCCCGTGACCGAGGACCTCGGCCTCAGCCGCGAGCAATGGGGCATGGCCATGGCGGTCCAGAACCTCGTCTGGGGCATGACACAGCCATTTGCGGGTGCATTGGCAGACCGCTATGGCAGCGGGCGCGTGCTGGCGCTGGGCGGTCTGATCTACGCTGCCGGCGTGCTCGGCATGGCCTTTTCACCCGATACGCTCAGTCTGACTTTGACGGCCGGTGTCGTAACGGGCGTGGGCATTGCCGTTGCCTCTTTCGGCGTGGTGATGGCGGCCTTCGGGCGCGTTGTGCCCGCCGAAAAGCGCAGCTTCATCTTCGGCGTCGCCACTGCTGCATCATCGGCGGGCCAGTTTATCTTCGCCCCGGTCGGCCAAGGCTTCATCAACGCCTTCGGTTGGCAAATGGCGCTCGTGTGGCTTGCGCTGCTGCTCCTGCTCATCATTCCGCTGGCAGGCGCATTGCGCGGCCGCAGCGAATCCGTCCCGGGACAGGCGGACCTGCCCTTCATGGAGGCCTTGGCAAGCGCCTGGGGTCATGGCTCCTACAGATTGCTGGTGATCGGCTTCTTCGTCTGCGGCTTCCACCTGGCTTTCATCAACGTTCACATGCCTGCCTATCTCGTGCAGTGCGGCCTGTCTCCCGAGGTCGGCAGCTGGACCATTGCCGTCATCGGGCTATTCAACATCGCCGGCTCCCTCTTGTCCGGCTGGCTCGGCAGTCGCCTGCCCAAGCAGATGCTGCTGGCCAGCATCTATTTCCTGCGCGCAGTCGCTATCGCGGCCTTCCTTCTCCTGCCTGTGAGTGAAGTCACCGCCTATGCCTTCGCCGCCGCCATGGGGCTGCTGTGGCTGTCCACCGTACCACTCACGGCGGGCCTCGTGACCCTGTTCTTCGGCCCCCGCTATATGGGCATGCTCTACGGCGTGGCCTTTTTCAGCCATCAACTGGGGTCGTTCATCGGCGTCTGGCTGGGTGGATTCGTTTTCGACCAGACCGGCTCCTATAGTCTCGTCTGGTATTTGGGCATCCTTCTGGGTTTGGCCTCGGCGGTCGTCCATCTCCCCATAAACGAGCGCAGTTCGCCCAAATTCGCGTTCAAGCCCGCGTGA
- the grxD gene encoding Grx4 family monothiol glutaredoxin, which translates to MSDINAFIDDKVKNNDVFLFMKGSPDFPQCGFSGQVVQILSYLGVEYGSANVLESEELRDGIKAYTNWPTIPQLYVKGEFVGGADIVREMFQAGELQTHLEQAGITFKQSA; encoded by the coding sequence ATGTCCGATATCAACGCTTTCATCGATGACAAGGTGAAGAACAACGACGTATTCCTGTTCATGAAGGGCTCGCCTGACTTCCCGCAGTGCGGCTTTTCCGGCCAGGTCGTCCAGATCCTGAGCTATCTTGGCGTCGAATACGGCAGCGCCAATGTCCTGGAAAGCGAAGAGCTCCGCGACGGCATCAAGGCCTACACCAACTGGCCGACCATCCCCCAGCTTTACGTCAAGGGCGAGTTCGTCGGCGGGGCCGACATCGTCCGCGAGATGTTCCAGGCCGGTGAATTGCAGACCCATCTCGAACAGGCCGGCATCACCTTCAAGCAAAGCGCCTGA